One Methanomassiliicoccales archaeon genomic window carries:
- a CDS encoding argininosuccinate synthase, with amino-acid sequence MLSSDSKVKKVVLAYSGGLDTSVAIRWLKERYGFDVVAVSVDVGQPGNINEDIKRAKEIGASNAYAVDAKDEFAERFIFPALKANALYEGTYPLSTAIARPLIAKILVDVAIKEGASYIAHGCTAKGNDQVRFDVSIGALAPHIEIIAPMREWVMTREDEIEYAKIHKIPIKVKKESPYSTDENLWGRSIECGILEDASQEPPEDAFEWTVSPAKAPDEPTYIDIGFEKGIPISIDGQKMKPVELIKKLNEIAGKNGIGRIDHIEDRLVGIKSREVYECPAATVLIKAHQDLEKLVLPKDLLNFKRIIEQRYAELAYEGLWFSPLKEALDAFIDKTQEYVTGNVRVKLYKGAATPVGRSSPYSMYDVALSTYDKGDQFDHTAAKGFIYVWGLPLKTIAAIRKRQVNSGESGNTMEGEIQGKNR; translated from the coding sequence ATGTTATCCAGTGATTCTAAGGTCAAGAAAGTTGTGTTGGCATACTCGGGCGGTCTTGATACGTCCGTCGCGATCAGATGGTTGAAAGAACGCTATGGCTTCGATGTTGTTGCAGTTTCGGTTGATGTAGGCCAGCCTGGAAACATCAATGAAGATATTAAGAGGGCAAAGGAGATCGGGGCATCCAATGCCTATGCGGTCGACGCGAAGGACGAGTTTGCAGAACGGTTCATCTTTCCGGCGCTAAAGGCAAATGCACTTTATGAGGGTACATATCCACTCAGCACGGCGATTGCCAGACCACTAATTGCGAAGATACTAGTCGATGTGGCAATAAAGGAGGGGGCGTCCTATATAGCTCACGGCTGCACAGCTAAGGGGAACGACCAAGTCCGATTTGATGTTTCGATCGGCGCGCTTGCACCGCACATCGAAATTATCGCGCCAATGAGAGAGTGGGTAATGACGAGGGAGGATGAAATAGAATACGCAAAAATTCACAAGATTCCGATTAAAGTCAAGAAGGAGAGTCCCTACAGCACTGACGAAAACCTTTGGGGTAGGAGCATTGAATGCGGTATTCTTGAGGATGCGAGCCAAGAACCGCCAGAGGACGCTTTTGAGTGGACCGTTTCTCCGGCCAAGGCACCTGATGAGCCAACATACATCGATATCGGGTTTGAAAAAGGGATTCCGATATCGATCGATGGACAGAAGATGAAACCTGTCGAACTCATCAAAAAATTGAATGAGATCGCGGGGAAAAATGGTATCGGTCGAATCGATCATATCGAAGATAGACTCGTCGGTATCAAATCAAGAGAAGTATATGAATGTCCAGCAGCTACGGTCCTTATTAAGGCACACCAAGACCTTGAGAAACTTGTTTTGCCAAAGGATCTCCTAAACTTCAAGAGAATTATAGAACAACGATACGCAGAACTTGCGTACGAAGGTTTATGGTTCAGTCCGCTTAAGGAGGCGCTCGACGCATTTATTGATAAGACCCAGGAATACGTGACTGGAAATGTGAGGGTTAAATTGTACAAGGGAGCCGCAACACCCGTAGGGAGGTCATCACCCTATTCGATGTACGATGTCGCTCTTTCAACGTACGACAAAGGAGACCAGTTCGATCACACTGCGGCAAAAGGATTTATTTATGTCTGGGGACTTCCATTGAAGACGATTGCGGCAATACGAAAAAGACAGGTGAATTCGGGTGAGTCAGGAAACACTATGGAAGGGGAGATTCAAGGTAAGAATCGCTGA
- a CDS encoding FKBP-type peptidyl-prolyl cis-trans isomerase produces MTQIDVLASISMSLAIDRKDLMGALNLGFIVLIAILLISASSVAILVYEGTKSESSPALHKAKWGDTVKVDYIGRFADGRVFDTSLWDVASNNAMYPKSLSFTLRNQSEYEPLQFRIGSGQMIRGFERGIIGMAVNETRVIVVSPQDGYGELDESKLVTLPLVEEIPVFESYNITTFVEKFSVYPKDGLTEKDPKWGWDIICLEVNPLTNKVLVMNTPAPGEIYKIYVDSQSSSETGWYVEVESVESSANGGAGIIRVHHLLTSSDAGMIKGMDEFGKTFYLHEVDENAGKIVLNYNSELVGKTLYFTVTLLDIL; encoded by the coding sequence ATGACGCAAATCGATGTGCTCGCGAGCATTTCCATGAGCCTTGCCATTGACAGAAAAGACTTGATGGGCGCGTTGAACCTAGGATTCATCGTCCTGATCGCAATTCTTTTGATCAGCGCCAGCAGCGTTGCCATTCTCGTCTACGAAGGAACAAAAAGTGAGTCCTCGCCAGCTCTTCATAAGGCGAAATGGGGCGATACTGTCAAAGTCGATTACATCGGTAGATTTGCCGACGGAAGGGTCTTCGATACATCATTATGGGACGTCGCTTCAAACAATGCGATGTATCCTAAGTCTTTATCATTCACGCTAAGAAATCAAAGCGAATATGAACCCCTCCAATTTAGAATCGGTAGTGGACAAATGATCAGGGGCTTCGAACGGGGAATCATTGGAATGGCGGTGAACGAGACGAGAGTCATTGTTGTTTCGCCACAGGACGGGTACGGTGAACTTGATGAATCGAAACTTGTTACTCTTCCGCTGGTCGAGGAGATACCGGTTTTTGAATCCTACAATATCACCACCTTTGTTGAAAAATTCTCGGTATATCCAAAGGATGGTCTCACAGAAAAGGATCCGAAATGGGGATGGGACATCATCTGCCTCGAAGTCAATCCCCTTACGAACAAGGTACTTGTAATGAATACTCCTGCTCCCGGTGAAATTTACAAGATTTATGTTGATTCACAATCTTCATCTGAAACTGGCTGGTATGTAGAAGTCGAAAGCGTCGAATCATCCGCTAATGGCGGAGCTGGTATCATCCGGGTACACCATCTTCTCACGAGCAGTGATGCAGGTATGATAAAAGGAATGGACGAATTTGGAAAGACATTCTATCTGCATGAAGTTGATGAGAACGCGGGAAAAATAGTTTTAAATTACAATTCTGAGCTTGTTGGGAAGACGCTCTATTTTACGGTTACCTTGTTGGATATCCTATGA
- the thiD gene encoding bifunctional hydroxymethylpyrimidine kinase/phosphomethylpyrimidine kinase has product MFVVLTIAGSDSIGGAGIQADIKALASMGIHGVSVLTAVTSQNTQHVYGIHPIPVDHIISQLDAIIEDTPIGAIKTGMLYSAEAAQAVAEKIKKLNSPIVVDPVLVAGAGDRLYAGDLIRSLKDDIIPISTVVTPNIPEAEAMTGIRIRSGEDRTKACKYILDMGAKSVLLKGGHLQGEKIIDTLCLGDEIVEFVSRRVEHRGHGGGCILSAYIAGYLATGKTIKEAINLARDRLSDSIGMHYTIGKGMKIVNPMATAEKEAERYTVMKSLKSAVRELESILPTSWVPEVGINFVYALPCARGPNEVCGLEGRIGVVGDRPVHLGCLDFGASKHIAMVVLAAMQHDPSTRSAINIRYHENILACLRLAGLSVASFSRAEEPEGRKTMEWGTDTAIKEAGFVPDVIFDKGGLGKEPMIRVLGKNPSDVIRKIRLALDRAVMP; this is encoded by the coding sequence ATGTTCGTCGTATTAACGATTGCCGGATCGGACTCCATTGGTGGGGCGGGGATCCAGGCAGACATCAAAGCGCTTGCCTCCATGGGAATCCACGGCGTCTCAGTCCTCACTGCTGTGACTTCTCAGAACACACAGCACGTGTATGGAATCCATCCAATTCCAGTTGATCACATTATTTCTCAACTTGACGCGATCATTGAGGACACACCTATTGGAGCAATTAAAACTGGAATGCTATACAGTGCTGAGGCCGCACAGGCGGTTGCGGAGAAGATTAAAAAGCTGAATTCACCGATTGTCGTAGATCCCGTACTAGTGGCAGGTGCCGGTGATCGATTATATGCGGGGGATTTAATTCGATCGCTTAAGGACGACATAATTCCAATATCAACGGTTGTGACGCCGAACATTCCAGAAGCCGAAGCGATGACAGGCATTAGGATTAGGTCAGGTGAAGACAGAACAAAGGCCTGCAAATATATCCTGGATATGGGTGCTAAATCAGTCCTCCTCAAAGGAGGCCATTTACAAGGCGAAAAAATAATCGACACGCTCTGCCTTGGCGACGAAATTGTGGAGTTTGTTTCGCGTCGTGTCGAGCACCGTGGCCACGGCGGAGGTTGTATTCTTTCTGCGTACATTGCTGGTTATCTCGCAACTGGAAAGACCATAAAAGAAGCGATTAACTTGGCGCGAGATAGACTGAGCGATTCAATAGGCATGCATTATACTATTGGAAAAGGTATGAAGATCGTCAATCCGATGGCAACGGCGGAAAAGGAGGCGGAACGATATACGGTCATGAAATCGCTCAAGTCCGCTGTGAGAGAACTTGAGTCTATTCTTCCGACTTCATGGGTTCCAGAGGTTGGCATCAATTTCGTATACGCACTTCCATGCGCACGCGGGCCTAACGAAGTTTGCGGGCTCGAGGGGAGAATCGGTGTTGTCGGCGATAGGCCAGTTCATCTCGGCTGTCTCGACTTTGGCGCTTCAAAACACATCGCAATGGTAGTGCTCGCAGCGATGCAACATGATCCATCGACTCGATCGGCTATCAATATTCGATACCATGAGAACATCCTCGCATGTTTGAGACTCGCGGGCCTGAGTGTCGCTTCGTTCAGCAGGGCTGAGGAGCCTGAGGGGAGAAAAACTATGGAGTGGGGGACCGATACAGCAATCAAAGAGGCTGGATTTGTTCCAGACGTGATTTTTGATAAAGGGGGTCTTGGGAAAGAACCGATGATTCGCGTCCTTGGAAAAAATCCTTCGGATGTCATAAGAAAAATAAGGTTGGCACTCGACCGTGCGGTGATGCCGTGA
- a CDS encoding LUD domain-containing protein: MKGERRLIDPMTDEPNFCAGKANSIIRRAIDDYARFEGMRRAFQTNFDNQEINKLRIDGFEQRRERARAVRQRSFSDNSLLKKAITRLEANGIRVRIASTKDEALNMILEEIGNEKLIVKSKSNVTKEIDLTHFLESKGIEVVETDAGDRIVQLAKERTVHPTGPALHLTRYDVAQILSDHLNRPVEPNPDELTEAIRKEIATFISRASIGITGANFIAAEEGSIVLVHNEGNITACARRPKKHIVVSAVEKIVPNLDEAMNFAKLQILYGTGSLNSSFIDVISAPSRTADIEKIMFYGMHGPKEVVLILIDNGRSSIEDKEVMYCINCGSCLLKCPVYDVLGPSFGGHAYLGGRGVCFTAELEGLEKGIEGGLTYCTQCGLCAEMCPVKIDTPRLMRDMRYRAVQKGLLPTPEQEEMISNVRQWGNPWNEPPENRTQWSDGLDITINGPVLFFAGCFNSLRAPEIPRAAVDILVSAGLNVSYLGADEVCCGSPFLKIGARDVFMKLALKNASRMKKTGARRIITSCPGCYNTLSSYSQYIPGFDLKVEHISQTIVSFLRDGILELRMQPMHVTYHDPCDLGRHRGIFEEPRTILNAIPGLKLTEMRFNRNKSICCGAGAGVKKTHPELASFIGKRRIDQAIETGADCLITTCAFCENNFRDALKSSNKGIEIIDLVTLVKELSIFS, encoded by the coding sequence GTGAAAGGTGAACGGAGGCTCATTGATCCAATGACAGATGAACCGAATTTCTGCGCAGGAAAAGCAAACTCAATCATAAGAAGGGCAATTGATGATTATGCACGATTCGAGGGAATGCGCAGAGCTTTTCAAACGAATTTTGATAATCAGGAAATCAACAAGCTCAGGATTGATGGCTTCGAGCAAAGGAGGGAGAGGGCAAGAGCGGTAAGGCAGAGATCCTTTTCCGACAACTCCCTTCTAAAAAAAGCAATTACTAGGCTAGAGGCAAACGGGATACGGGTGCGCATCGCATCGACAAAGGATGAAGCGCTCAATATGATTCTTGAAGAAATTGGAAATGAGAAACTTATTGTCAAGTCGAAATCGAACGTTACGAAGGAAATCGATTTGACCCATTTTCTAGAATCGAAGGGGATAGAGGTCGTTGAGACAGACGCAGGTGATAGAATCGTTCAGCTCGCAAAGGAACGCACAGTGCATCCAACCGGTCCAGCACTGCACCTAACAAGATATGATGTGGCGCAGATCCTCAGCGACCATCTTAATCGCCCAGTTGAACCGAACCCTGATGAATTGACAGAAGCGATTAGAAAAGAGATAGCAACGTTTATCTCGAGGGCATCAATCGGAATCACTGGTGCAAATTTTATCGCTGCTGAGGAGGGCTCGATCGTTCTTGTGCATAACGAGGGCAATATCACAGCATGCGCGCGGAGACCCAAAAAACACATTGTTGTTAGTGCAGTCGAAAAGATTGTTCCAAATCTAGATGAAGCGATGAATTTTGCCAAACTTCAGATTCTCTATGGTACTGGCAGTCTGAACAGCTCTTTTATTGATGTGATTAGCGCTCCTAGCAGGACCGCGGACATCGAGAAGATTATGTTTTATGGAATGCACGGCCCAAAGGAGGTCGTGTTAATCCTCATCGACAATGGAAGGAGTTCAATTGAAGACAAAGAGGTCATGTATTGCATCAACTGCGGAAGCTGCTTGTTGAAATGCCCAGTCTATGATGTTCTTGGTCCCTCATTCGGAGGTCACGCGTACTTGGGTGGTAGGGGTGTATGTTTCACTGCAGAGTTGGAGGGCTTAGAAAAGGGTATCGAAGGCGGTCTTACATACTGTACTCAATGCGGCCTCTGCGCCGAGATGTGCCCTGTGAAAATCGATACGCCAAGATTGATGCGGGATATGAGGTACAGAGCCGTGCAGAAAGGACTCCTCCCAACGCCAGAGCAGGAAGAAATGATTTCGAACGTAAGGCAATGGGGAAACCCATGGAATGAACCGCCGGAGAATAGAACGCAATGGTCAGATGGTTTGGACATTACAATTAATGGGCCCGTCCTCTTTTTTGCGGGGTGTTTCAATTCACTCCGCGCACCAGAAATCCCGAGAGCGGCGGTAGATATCCTCGTCTCCGCGGGGTTAAATGTCTCCTACCTGGGCGCTGATGAGGTATGTTGTGGCTCGCCTTTTCTGAAAATTGGGGCAAGAGACGTTTTCATGAAACTAGCACTGAAGAACGCTTCTAGAATGAAGAAAACAGGTGCACGAAGAATCATCACGTCCTGCCCAGGATGTTACAACACGCTGTCTTCTTATTCGCAGTATATTCCAGGATTTGATTTGAAAGTCGAACATATTTCTCAAACGATCGTATCATTTCTCAGAGATGGAATACTCGAACTTCGAATGCAACCCATGCATGTGACCTACCATGACCCTTGTGATCTTGGTAGGCACCGAGGGATCTTTGAGGAACCTCGCACGATCCTCAATGCGATACCTGGCCTAAAGCTAACTGAAATGAGATTCAATAGGAATAAATCGATCTGCTGTGGCGCCGGTGCTGGGGTAAAGAAGACCCATCCCGAACTCGCATCATTCATCGGCAAAAGAAGGATCGATCAAGCAATCGAGACTGGTGCGGATTGCCTCATCACTACTTGCGCCTTCTGTGAGAACAATTTCAGAGATGCACTTAAATCTTCAAACAAAGGGATTGAAATTATTGACCTGGTTACCCTTGTCAAGGAACTCTCGATTTTTTCATGA
- the argC gene encoding N-acetyl-gamma-glutamyl-phosphate reductase, translating into MDMLRAAIIGGSGYTGGELARILCRHPKMTIASMTSRQHPGVKVSKIHPFLEGFVDLRFDEKLGKAMDCDIVFVATPYGASMDIIPELIDRGIKVVDLSGDYRLSDPNVYRRWYGIEHKDPKNLKSAVYGIPELFRNEIAKAQLVANPGCYPTCATLALAPLVAEGIIDGKIIVDAKSGTSGAGMEPTKTTHHPNCGANVIPYKVGTHRHTPEIAMALKRIGKTPIDVIFTPHLVPIVRGILCTCYGSLVKTIEHDDLYSIYQKFYKDSKFVRLNNIPSIPSVVGSNFCEVGYEFAGNGNLVVLGALDNLIKGGAGQAIQNANIMFGIDEEMGLDFPGMGV; encoded by the coding sequence ATGGACATGCTACGTGCTGCAATAATCGGAGGCTCTGGTTACACCGGCGGAGAACTAGCCCGCATTCTTTGTCGCCATCCTAAGATGACAATCGCATCAATGACTTCGAGACAGCATCCCGGTGTTAAAGTCTCCAAAATTCACCCGTTCCTTGAGGGATTTGTCGATTTGAGATTCGACGAGAAGCTTGGGAAGGCGATGGATTGCGATATTGTTTTCGTTGCAACTCCATACGGCGCCTCCATGGACATTATCCCAGAACTCATTGACAGAGGTATCAAGGTCGTTGACCTTAGCGGTGATTATCGTCTCAGTGATCCGAATGTTTACCGCAGATGGTATGGAATCGAGCACAAAGATCCAAAGAATCTGAAGAGTGCGGTCTACGGAATCCCTGAGCTTTTTAGGAATGAAATTGCAAAGGCACAGCTCGTGGCTAATCCTGGTTGCTATCCGACTTGTGCTACGCTCGCGCTGGCGCCTCTGGTTGCTGAGGGAATAATCGATGGGAAAATCATTGTTGACGCAAAGAGCGGGACTTCCGGCGCTGGAATGGAACCGACGAAAACGACGCATCACCCTAATTGTGGCGCCAATGTGATCCCCTACAAGGTTGGAACTCATAGGCACACACCCGAGATTGCAATGGCGCTCAAAAGGATCGGAAAAACTCCGATTGATGTGATCTTTACACCTCACCTTGTTCCAATTGTTAGGGGGATTTTATGCACCTGCTACGGGTCACTTGTCAAAACAATTGAACATGATGATCTCTACTCAATTTATCAAAAGTTCTACAAAGACAGCAAATTTGTCAGATTGAACAATATCCCCTCGATTCCATCCGTGGTCGGATCGAATTTTTGCGAAGTTGGATATGAATTCGCGGGTAACGGAAATCTCGTGGTCCTAGGAGCGCTTGACAATCTTATAAAGGGTGGAGCAGGGCAGGCGATCCAGAATGCGAATATCATGTTTGGCATTGATGAAGAAATGGGGCTCGACTTCCCCGGCATGGGGGTGTGA
- a CDS encoding glycosyltransferase family 4 protein, which translates to MRIAIVNPFHYPYFGGIEHRIHHISKRLASRHEVIVVTGKLPETKEYEEVDGYHIKRLPSSYLNIYNPPMIWTKGIDAALRELKPDVIDLHYRWARGYTKPVVSQNTAKVLTWHNAYGEGVGLLRPLSIINDMLFSRKRNGFQRIVCISNFVARDLISRGFPAEKLSIVPNGVDLPPDERLNKEEDFILFIGRLVGTKGLPYLIEAMRYVDEELIICGTGPDRNRLESLVRKFKLEKKITFLGKVSEEKKHDLLSRCKIFVMPSLIESYGIAAAEGMAYGKPVVGSKTGGLPDVIGEAGILVEPRNARELASSINALLANENLRRDLGRKARERAKEFSWDRAAEMMERIYVEVSSNAS; encoded by the coding sequence ATGAGAATCGCAATCGTTAATCCATTTCACTACCCATATTTTGGTGGAATTGAGCACCGAATCCACCATATTTCAAAGAGATTGGCTTCCCGTCACGAAGTCATCGTCGTTACGGGAAAATTGCCGGAAACTAAGGAGTACGAAGAGGTTGACGGGTATCATATTAAACGACTGCCATCTTCCTACCTTAACATATATAATCCTCCAATGATCTGGACGAAGGGCATCGACGCAGCCCTTAGAGAATTGAAGCCCGATGTAATTGACCTTCATTACCGGTGGGCTAGGGGTTACACAAAGCCAGTAGTTTCACAGAATACGGCCAAAGTACTAACCTGGCACAATGCGTACGGTGAGGGCGTAGGGCTACTCCGTCCGTTGAGCATTATAAACGACATGCTTTTCAGCAGAAAGAGGAATGGGTTTCAAAGAATCGTCTGCATCAGTAACTTTGTCGCTAGGGATCTCATTTCCCGAGGGTTTCCAGCCGAAAAGTTGTCAATTGTACCGAATGGTGTTGACCTTCCACCAGATGAGAGATTGAACAAAGAAGAGGATTTTATACTATTCATCGGTAGGCTCGTCGGAACGAAGGGGCTTCCATACCTTATAGAAGCGATGAGATATGTCGATGAAGAATTGATCATTTGTGGCACTGGACCTGATAGAAATCGGTTGGAGAGCCTCGTCAGGAAATTCAAATTAGAGAAGAAGATAACTTTTTTGGGCAAGGTCAGCGAAGAAAAGAAACACGACCTTCTCTCAAGATGCAAAATCTTTGTGATGCCTTCACTGATCGAATCATACGGGATTGCGGCTGCAGAGGGAATGGCATATGGGAAACCAGTTGTCGGATCAAAAACAGGAGGTTTGCCCGATGTTATTGGAGAGGCGGGAATCCTAGTGGAACCAAGGAATGCAAGAGAACTAGCATCGTCGATCAATGCGTTACTAGCCAACGAAAATCTCAGAAGAGATCTCGGTCGTAAAGCACGAGAGAGGGCAAAAGAGTTCTCATGGGACAGAGCAGCAGAGATGATGGAAAGGATATATGTTGAAGTGTCCTCGAACGCAAGCTGA
- a CDS encoding glycosyltransferase, with protein MRIAMFTESYLPTRDGVVTSILLTKKMLEEFGHEVIIFAPEPENPSDREEGVYYFRSFGYKKYPGYRIAPFPSNKCEILKRLDVDVIHTHGLFYMALRSMFAGRTLKKPVVISFHTMVTDASKYFMRLPIPEQVINKLSWFYIKKLLERADAVIAPSHAISEELRRQAPKIRMIKVIPTGIDCARFNPSIDGSAVRKKYGLENNKVILHLGRISWEKNIDLVLKGFALLAQRVDDVRLMIVGDGPARLHYLNMVSQMGISDKVVFTGFVSDEELPFYYAACDAFATASKFETQGLVILEAMACGKPVAGINYRAVAEVVGQGQFHFLFEDDPVSCANALEKAINCPKENGKAIRKRAEQFSAIESVKKLCELYEYVIKEKKRRLAER; from the coding sequence GTGAGAATCGCGATGTTCACGGAAAGTTATTTGCCAACTCGAGATGGCGTCGTCACCTCAATCTTATTGACAAAGAAGATGCTCGAGGAATTTGGGCATGAGGTCATAATATTTGCTCCAGAGCCAGAAAATCCCTCGGACAGAGAGGAAGGCGTTTACTACTTTCGGTCTTTTGGATATAAGAAGTATCCAGGTTATAGGATCGCACCATTTCCCTCCAATAAATGTGAGATTCTGAAAAGATTAGATGTCGATGTAATCCATACACATGGACTTTTTTACATGGCTCTACGAAGCATGTTCGCGGGCAGGACTCTGAAGAAACCAGTCGTCATTTCATTCCATACGATGGTGACGGATGCCTCTAAGTACTTCATGCGATTACCAATCCCAGAACAAGTCATCAACAAACTCTCATGGTTCTATATAAAAAAACTTCTCGAACGCGCGGACGCAGTCATCGCACCAAGCCATGCGATCAGCGAAGAACTCCGACGGCAGGCACCTAAGATAAGGATGATAAAAGTAATTCCCACAGGTATAGACTGCGCACGATTCAATCCATCTATCGATGGCTCCGCGGTACGAAAAAAATATGGATTAGAGAATAACAAAGTCATCCTCCACCTCGGCCGAATCTCTTGGGAAAAAAATATCGATCTTGTACTCAAGGGGTTCGCATTACTGGCACAAAGAGTTGATGATGTGCGACTAATGATCGTCGGTGACGGTCCCGCTCGATTGCATTATTTGAATATGGTTAGTCAAATGGGTATCTCGGATAAGGTAGTCTTCACGGGCTTCGTATCAGACGAAGAATTGCCTTTTTATTACGCTGCGTGTGATGCATTTGCCACGGCATCAAAATTCGAGACTCAGGGGCTGGTCATTCTCGAAGCAATGGCGTGTGGGAAGCCTGTGGCAGGCATTAATTATAGAGCTGTCGCAGAGGTCGTTGGCCAGGGCCAATTTCACTTCCTCTTTGAAGATGACCCTGTGAGCTGTGCCAATGCGCTTGAGAAGGCGATTAACTGTCCGAAGGAAAATGGAAAAGCCATAAGAAAAAGGGCGGAGCAGTTTTCGGCCATTGAAAGTGTAAAAAAACTTTGTGAATTATATGAGTATGTGATCAAGGAAAAGAAACGGAGACTGGCGGAAAGATAA
- the argH gene encoding argininosuccinate lyase, translated as MSQETLWKGRFKVRIADEVLSFTSSLSWDRRLAWYDVVGSIAHVKMLCKQKIIEEAECDRIIDQLKELLIDIETNKLVLPDNIEDIHSGIEFLLVNRLGSIGKKVHTARSRNDQVVTDLRMLMRDCTLVLMSLLSSLEEILLNKAAQNLETIMPGFTHLQHAQPITLAHHLLAHFSKLERDFDRFAETYKRINVCPLGSAALAGTTFNIDRSYTSQLLGFDRPSRNSIDAVSDRDFVSEFIYNCAMTMIHLSSLCEELIIWSTPEFGFVEFDDTYATGSSIMPQKKNPDIAELIRGKTARVVGNLNAIMMLAKGLPLSYNRDLQEDKPLLFDALDTTRSSLEILVPAIKTLRFDKEKMRLRALEGYLNATDLADYLVLKGVPFRDAHEVSAKIVRYAIEKGKKIEELSVDEMRRFSERIDDDVIPILSVEACVKRRRSYGGTSPDAVKKQIEECTEILKRQKELIKKEKLRLKKVWKRLLS; from the coding sequence GTGAGTCAGGAAACACTATGGAAGGGGAGATTCAAGGTAAGAATCGCTGATGAAGTCCTCTCCTTCACTTCTTCTTTGAGCTGGGACAGACGTCTAGCGTGGTACGATGTTGTCGGCTCCATCGCCCATGTCAAAATGCTCTGCAAGCAGAAAATCATCGAGGAAGCTGAATGTGATAGAATCATCGACCAGCTAAAGGAATTGCTGATAGACATTGAAACAAACAAACTGGTTCTTCCTGACAATATCGAAGACATCCATTCTGGCATCGAATTCCTATTGGTTAATCGCTTAGGAAGTATCGGCAAGAAAGTTCATACTGCGAGGAGCAGGAATGATCAGGTAGTGACGGACTTGCGCATGTTGATGAGGGATTGCACACTCGTACTCATGTCCCTTCTCAGCTCTCTCGAGGAGATTCTGCTTAACAAAGCCGCGCAAAATCTCGAAACGATCATGCCTGGGTTCACACATCTGCAACACGCCCAGCCGATTACATTGGCACATCACTTACTTGCTCATTTTTCGAAGCTTGAGAGGGATTTCGATCGTTTCGCCGAGACCTATAAAAGGATTAACGTCTGTCCACTTGGATCCGCTGCGCTGGCAGGAACAACATTCAACATTGACCGATCGTATACTTCACAGCTTCTAGGTTTTGATCGCCCCTCGCGAAATTCAATCGACGCTGTCTCTGATCGGGACTTTGTCTCAGAATTCATTTATAATTGTGCGATGACAATGATCCATTTAAGCTCCCTTTGTGAGGAGCTCATCATATGGAGCACTCCTGAGTTTGGATTTGTTGAATTTGATGATACCTATGCAACTGGCAGTTCGATCATGCCGCAGAAGAAAAACCCCGATATCGCTGAACTTATCAGAGGCAAAACCGCGCGAGTCGTCGGAAACCTCAACGCAATCATGATGCTTGCAAAGGGACTCCCCCTCTCTTACAATCGTGATCTTCAGGAAGACAAGCCGCTCCTCTTCGATGCTCTGGACACGACAAGATCCTCACTCGAAATCCTCGTGCCAGCAATAAAGACACTACGTTTTGATAAAGAAAAGATGAGATTGAGAGCTCTTGAAGGATATCTCAATGCAACTGATCTAGCCGACTACCTTGTTTTGAAAGGGGTACCATTTAGGGACGCACATGAGGTCTCAGCGAAGATTGTGAGATACGCGATTGAAAAGGGTAAGAAGATTGAAGAGTTGAGTGTTGACGAGATGAGAAGATTTTCCGAGAGAATTGATGATGATGTCATTCCGATTCTTTCGGTCGAAGCTTGTGTCAAACGGAGAAGATCTTATGGGGGAACATCGCCCGATGCTGTGAAGAAACAAATCGAGGAGTGCACCGAGATTCTTAAAAGGCAAAAAGAGCTCATAAAAAAAGAGAAACTTAGGTTAAAAAAGGTCTGGAAAAGATTGCTCTCATGA